The Onychomys torridus chromosome 9, mOncTor1.1, whole genome shotgun sequence genomic sequence gcgattaaaggtgtgcaccacctctgcccggtggcactcaccttttaatccagcattgaggaggcagaCACACGCAGACCTCTGAAGCTCCTTGGGCAGCCACTCTAGTGGAATAGGTAAGTTCTGCTTCATAGAGGATGACATCTGAcactgacctctgtcctccacatacaAGCACATTacctacatgtgcacatgtgtacacccaAATGAACTTGTGTGTATACCACAAGTACATCTCACCAAAAAAATGGATTTCACTTTCCTAATTATTAAATTCTCTTGGTAATATTTCCCTggtgtattttcttttgttttttcttgtgatTTAATTATTCCTATTCTTTAACATAGAAGTATGATGTCTTACCTGAAATTTCTGCAGACTAAccctaatatttcatttttcaaaataggAATCTCTAaacatgagtgtgtatatgtaacTGTGATTTTATGCTCCACGTTAATTTATATTAATGAATATGAATATTGCTTTCCAGTactttccaaaacaaaaaattttggttttgtttgttaacATTAACTTGGACAGAATTGCATTAACTGCTAGGGAATAGGCTCATCTAAAAAGAACCAAGGGTAGCTGAGGGTGCCTTTGAACTTGTGAGCCTCTAccactgtctcctgagttctagtATTACTGTTAggctttttggtttggttttggttttagttggTTGGTTGTCAGTTTGAACACACTGTGTAGCCTAAGCTTACCTTAAATTCAGGCTCATCCTCTTACTTCCACCCCATCCTGGGATTCCAGTCATGAACGACCACATCCAAGTTCTTTTTGTCACACGACCTTGCgccattttgttttatcataaagaatttttttaattgttgggcATTCAGCAATCAGGAAGATGAAACAGGATTGTTAAaaactcaagaccagcctggatacACGCccccaataaataaaacatcCCAAGAGGGGTATACATAGCTTGGTAGTAGAGCTGTGAAATAATTGTTACATTTACGTATATggttatgtaattttttttttttttttttgagctgaggatcgaacccagggccttgcgcttgctaggcaagcactctaccactgagctaaatcccaacctgTAGgttatgtaatttttatatttataattgtgTTAATTTTCTAGTTAATGCTTGGCTTGAACCTTGGTATTTTTTACTTAGATACTAGGCTTTGGAGAAGTAGAAATATGAGGAAATTGAACCATGTGAAGTATTATTCCTCTTCTAGAATTTATAAAGCGGTTTTAAGATAGCCTCACTGTGCAAGAGGAGCTcttcgagttcgaggccagcctggtctacatagtgagttccaggtcagggctatgtagagagaccctgtctcaaaataaaaataaaaagagaaagaaggaaagaggggaggggaggggaggagaggagaagcaaGAAGAAGACGAAACTAAAAATGTGCATGTGTTGGGCAGGGCTCACCAGTGAGCTGCCTCCTGGCTCCAGGCTTCTGTGTagtgctttcatttttcttcaggatTCTGTGATTGGGGGTGTGGAGCAGGAAGGGCTGGCAATAGATGCTTAAAATTGTTTTGAGTATTTAGGTTCCTGTAGTTCAGTGCTAGCTTTTTGTCAAGAACAGTAAAAATGAATTTCTTAGAATTTGGTCCCCCTTTCTTGCTGGCATCATGTCCCAGTGTGTTAGTAACAGTGGGCACTTAGGCACTTTAGAGCTTTATTGTACTGTAAGTGCCCCTCACCTTAGCCACATTCACCAATGGGAGCAAAGTAAACTTAACAATTCCCTGGGACTCCACAGTACAGAACTTTGTTATTAAGCAGATTTTGATCCTGGGACCTGGAGAGACATTGATAGAAGCTGCTTGAGCTCTGCTGCATCTTAGGTTACCCCAGGCAGTTCCCCACACTCCGTCCTTGCTTCTACATActtctgcataatgagaaagaaTTTTGGTTACATTGATTTGCAgggatttctttcattttgtcgTTGGATCTGTTTTTCAGTCTGCTCCATCTGGTCACAGACATCTGACAGTAGAAGAGTTATTTGGAACCTCTTTGCCAAAGGAACAGGCAGCGGTTGGGGGTCTAGAGTCAGAGGACGTGGACAAGCTGCCCGGAGATGTGTCGCAGAAGGAGCCCAGCTCATTCCTCCCATTTCCCTTTGAGCAGTCAGGGGGAGTGCCACAGTCTGAAAACCTGGGTGTCCATTCTGTTGCTCACCACACAGTCCAGCCTGAAGTCACCACCCCAGTGCTCATCACTCCTGCCTCCATTGCCCAGTCGGGTGAAAAGCATGCCCCAAGCTACGCAGTCCCACTGAGCCCTGTTCTCAGTCCTACTCTACCAGCCGAAGCTCCTACCACACAGGTTCCTCACTTACCTCGGAACAGCAGCGTGATGCAAGCAGTAAAGACCACACCTAGACAGAAGTCTCCACTCCTGAGCCAGCCAGTTCCTGAGCTAAGCCCCTTCAGAGCCCCCGTGAGCCTGTCCAGCACAGCTGCCACGTCCCTCCCCAGCGTTGATCTGCTCCAGAAACTCAGGTTGACCCCACAGCATGACCAAATACAGGCCCCGCCGCTTGGCAAAGGTGCAGCGGCACCCAGCTTTTCTTCAGCTGCTGGCCAGCTGGCCACCCCTGAGAGCTTCATAGAGCCTCCCTCTAAGACGGCAGCAGCAAGAGCAGCAACCTCAGCCTCCCTGAGCAACATGGTGCTTGCACCAACCCTTCAGGTAATGATAAGACGCCGCATGGGTGGGGGGGTAATCTGTGCTTGCGCCACCACCCCCATGCCCCATGGTCTGAAGTAACTGAATTTGCTGTGGAAACAAACCTTGGCAAGTTAGCATTGAGAGATGAGTAAATTGTAAGTTAAGGAGTTTGAGCTTTGTTCTCAGGCCTCAGAAGGCACCGAAAGGTTCTGAATGAAGAGCACCTTGTTGGAAATGACAGGCACAGGAGTCAGGCCATTCATGACAGAGCAAGCTGATGGTCACTCGGACCTGAGCAGTAGGGGCCTGGGTTGGGCAGTGTGGACAAGTgggtttttaaaatatcagtcaGTGAGGCTTCAAAGGCCCCATAGTGCATGCCTATAGGAAGAAAGCTGAGGCAGCAGAGTCTCAAGCtagagaccagcctgaactacccTTGTCTAAGGaaagtctctcttcctctcacaaAAATGATCATTAAAATGTGATTTAGGATGAAGGCTGTTTAGTGTCATCTAACCAAGTTCAAACAACCTTTGAAGAAATTGGGTCTGGGGACATAGTAGAGCCACTTGCCTGtcatgtgcaaggtcctgagttcaacttcaGCCCTGCAGGGAAAACATTTGTGAAATCATTTGATCTGTACACATTCAGTGGAAGATAGGCCTGGGCCATCCCCAGTTTTTACAGGTGATATGTTTTccaaaggcaggcatggtggcacagacctttaatcccctCACTTGGGTGATAgcgacaggcagatatctgtgagttcaaggctagcctggtctgcaaagtgagttccaggccagccaggaccacagagaaactcagtctaaaaaaaaaaagccgggcagtggtggcgcatgcctttaatcccagcacttgggaggcagagccaggtggacctctgtgatgagttcgaggccagcatgggccaagtgagttctaggaaaggcacaaagctacacagagaaacaaaaaacaaaaaacaaaacaaaaaaacaaaaacaaaaaaaacatacatgTGCCACatggtgatggctcatgcctttaatcccagcacttaggaggcataggcaagaggatctctgtgagtttgaagtcagtgtggtctatagagaaagttccaggatagctagggctacaaagagaaaccctgtctccaaaaacaacagaTCTCAGCtgcttaagaggctgaggcaggaagattgtaaattcaaggccagtctcagctctAGACATACAGATCCCAGGACTGAGGATATGGCTCACTAGTAAGTCTGCCTGCTTTGCACAATCTCTGATTCAGTCCCCATCACACTTCTTCAGGTCACCTGAAGGGTTCTGCCTGCATATCTCCCCGGGGGAACTCCACAGGAGTTGCTGTGCAAGGCTCTCATTGTAGAGAGGAGTCCTTGGTTGCATTGCCAGCAGGTTTCTCTCAGTCTCTGGACCACTCCTTGTTGATAACATAGATGTGTCACCAGTAACTCATGAAACTTACTCTGTGTATTCATCTTTTTCCCCATTAAACATTTCAGTCTGTGCAGCAAAACCAGGATCCTGAAGTATTTACCCAGCCTAAGGTGTTACCCAGTGCCGTCCCGGTAaggaccccctcccccaccccaccgtgcgtgcatgcgtgtgtgtgtgtgtgtgtgtgtgtgtgtgtgtgtgtgtgtgtgtgtgtgtgtacgtacgtgTGGAGGGCTAGCGCTGACTTGTGGTGTCTTCTTAGTTGGGCCACCACATGCTcttggggatccaaacttaggtcttcaCAAGCTAACCTACAGCAGACATAGCAAGCACCAGGCCACTGCCCCAGCCCTGAGACTCCCTCCCTCTTATCTGAAGAGCACCTTAGTGAAAGCCTGTCTAGGTGCCCTTCTAGGACTGAGTGGCTGTGGCTTAGAGACCTTATATGAACTCTACGGAGATGTTGGCCTTGACTGCAGCAGGCAGGTCAGCCCTGGTGGGTGCTGGTCACACATATCAAGCTGGTTTCTATAAGTAAGACATCCTCCTAGACCTGGAAAAGCAGAGCATCCCAGGAGACAACCAGCAGCCTGCCACAGTCCCTCACTTCTTATGACAAAGCCTCCTGGGCCTGCATACTTTATTCCTTCTTTGTGACATGCTTGCCTCATTTTTACATCCACCAACCCTGAAAGACACAGTTCTTCCATGTCAGTTGCCCACCTGCTGGTGAGTCTGTGTCCTCTCCTGGATTTTCAGAAGTTAACCTCTGTCTGCTTTAGGTTAGTTTTTCCTCTGTGGTTGGGAGAAGCTCCCAGCCCAGTCTTAGACCAAAAGCAAGCaagagctggagagttggctcggTGGCAGCTACTGAGTAGCACGGCTGCTCTTTCTtcaggatccaggttcagttcccagcacccactggcagctgtcactccagctccagaggatccagcaccctcttctggcttctctgggcaccacatgcatgcaggcaaagcgctcatacacataaaatcctAAGAAGGGGgttcgggatttagctcagtggtagagcacttgcctagcaagcacaaggccctaggttcgatcctcagctctgggaaaaaaaaaaaaagaagctttaaatttagccgggcagtggtagcgcacgcctttaatcccagcacttgggaggaagagccaggcagatctctgaagaaAAGAGTCTGGAAGTGatgtgcacccctttaatcctgcacttgggagatagaattCTGGGCCAGCCTAgatagtctacatagtgagttccaagacagcaagaGCTGCACCCCTCtctaaaaagaaggaagagaggataaAAGAGTCTAGTGTTTAACTCTGCTCGGCTACGTCTCATGCTAATGGCTCTCATCACATATCCCCTTCTGTGGCCTAGGGGTTTGCTTCTGTACAGTGGTGCAAAGTGACTGTTACTCTGCTGTTTCCCCCACAGATTGCAGGCCCTCCATTGGTTACTGCAACAACCACAGCAGTATCTTCTCTCCTGCTGTCCCCCAGTGTGTTCCAGCAAACAGTTCCCAGGTCCACAGACCTAGAGAGAAAAGCAAGGTCTCCCTCTCCCCTCACTGTTGGAACACCAGAAAATCAGAGAAAGCCTTCCATTATTCTCAGCAAGTCTCAGCTCCAGGACACACTGATACATCTAataaaggtatgtaaggtgtccGCTTAGCTTTTCATTTTGTATCTCAGTAAAAGTGTCAATTCAGAGCCTGCCTGGGGGAACCCTCCCCTGGTGTCCTCTCCCGGTGGAGGACAACTGTTAACCCAGGACTGTCGTTGGGGCTGTCTCGGGGGAGGTTGGGGGTTAGCTACACCAATCATCTTCGTGTCGTCCTAAGCTGGAGTAAACTCCGAAGACGTAACTGACACTGTGTCTCCACCTCTCCCGTCTCTTCCCGTCTCTTCCAGAATGACTCTAGCTTCCTCAGTACACTTCATGACGTCTACCTGCAGGTGTTGACCAAGAAGAACAACCACAACCTATGACTGGAGTGCAGCCAATGTGAAGGTCGAGGGTGCACCTCCAACCCAAGCAGGCTTCCTCATGGAACATCTCAGTGGAACGTGGAGCTTTGGGAAGCCTGAGTTTGAGCCTTTGAGAGAGCCTTGTTCCTGAAGGCTGTCTTCTAGAGACATTCTCAGTGATGAGGGAGGTTTCACTGTGATGCATCACCAGCAGACCTTTGTTTGACAAAGACAGCAGAAGAGACCATTGTGTTGagttccggggggggggggggttgtaatGAGGGGCCTGATTGTCAGCTTACTTTCCAGGCCTCGGTGGAGCCACCAGCCCTGTAACAGCCCAGTGGAGCCCAGGCCCTCCCTCCACTGCTGGCCCTAAAGCTCTAAACTGAATGTCAGCTCCACAAAGTAAGTAGCTCGAGTTCTAAGGATCAGAATTTAAGTTGGTTCTTTAGAAGGTATTTGTTCAAGTGAAGTATGTTTCCTATGAGCACCCGCTTGGGCCTTAAACTTCTGGGATTTTTTGTGTTTCGTTGAGTGTCCCGGTCCTGCCGAGTGCAGACTCGAGTGAAGCGAGGCGGCTATTTGGATAGGCCGGCCTGGGCTCTTGTGGAGGAAGGAGGCTGGGAACCtctgaagcagaggctggggcTGCCCAGATCCACATCCTACCGGAGGCTCCGCTCTTAATAAACTCTCGAGTGCTTTGGAAgtgtcaagtgtgtgtgtgaagcacagccttattttccttttctgtctaaacagttgAGTTCTTGTTGATTGTTTTCCTTAACACTTTGACGAAAGGACCAGTGGACCAATCTGACAAATCCACTCTGGTTCCATTCCTCAGATGTGCTGAGAGCAGTTTTCAAGCTATGCAGAAAAGGGGCCGTCCTCATACTGCTGTTCCTTCGTTGTAGAGCATGGGGTCAAAGAAAGCGGGAGATGCAGACCCTCACCAGTGTATTCCTAGGCTGTGAGCTCTGGAGCCGCAGTGTGGAACTATAAAGATGCTTTGTGATGCTGCTATTGATCTGCCATggtttctatttattcttttatggcATGTAATGGTGTTTAGTAATATTTTAATGTAGAATTTGATGATTTCAGCAATAGTAATTTTGAGATATTCTTTGAATGAAAAGTGTCTTTGTTTCTATGATACAGGTCATTTTGTAGTATTTAACCAATTAAGATGCACTGCTTACTTTTCTGAGCACTATTGAATGATGGGTAAGAACCCAGGTGGCTCAGCCAGCTAGTGTAAGGACTCGCTGTGGCTGTGCCGACCTGTGCGGCAGCCCACAGAAATAGTCGCTTAAGCTTTAATGGGAACTCAATCAATCAAAGGCTCATCTATTTCCTTCTAGCTGAAATTTTAGAGAATTACTTATTAATTACTTATTTTAGTTTGGTCTTAGTTTTTTAGGCTAAAGAATACTTGGATTGGCTCATGCTGATCTCAACATGCTTCCTGGACAACATTTCTGCTTCTCAATTCAGAGTCTTCTCTTGCTGTCTACCTAGTTATATGTGAAGTGTGCAGAATTCAGGGAAGCCTAGACTTTCTCATACTCAGTTAAGGATAGTTTGTTTTCATGGTAGTGTGTAAATTTAGTAACCAAAAATTCATTGTTGACGCGTCATCTAAGGAAGATAGCATTGTAGTGAGAGGGCCTGTTGCTGACAGTGGGAAGTGGTCACAGGACCACCAGGCTGCTCTCATAAAGGGAACATTCCCCGTGTAGGTCTGGTCCCCCATGTGTGGTCTCAGTGGACATCAGGAAACAGTTAGCGGATGCTTTTGAGTGTGTGTGATCTTCTGGGAGGGTACAGAATGGGTCCCCTGAAGAGTGTCTGCAGTCAGAGCTGTCACTTCTCACCCCAGTCCTAGGAAAGACTGGCAGAAGTGCAGTCGAATCTCCTGGAAGGCTTCCTCAGTGTAAACACAGACTTCTAAGTGCCGAAGTGGTGGAGACTTGAACAGGGGAAACCTGTTTCAACTCCCAGATTTATATATTCCAAGCATTTACTTCAGATTCAGAAGCCAGAAGTTCCAGATCATGATTACTAGGAAGTCAGGCCAGAATGAGTTCCCAGAGAGCCAGGCCAAGCCTGGCTAGCTGCAGCTGGGTGAGCCTGGCCTACCGTCGGCTCCATTGCCTTATTCCTCATTGAGGCATACGATCGAGAACCTCTGCTAGTGTGTTTACAGTGTCTTGGCtggaatcttagctgaactgaaAGGGACATTGGAGATGCTTCTTGCTAGGTTGGCAGAGCCCAGGAGACTGCATTTAGGCCACTCTGTCCACCTGTGTACACATCCCATCCCCTCACCCCTATGGTCAAAGGTTGGGGCAAGCAGCCCAGAGTTTGGAGTCCTGTGTGTCTGGAGTGTCACGAGTGAGTGACActgctcttctttttgttttagttaatgCTATGTCTTTGAATGAATGCACACCCCAGCCAACCCCCCATCCCTCTCAGACCTCTCCTGGGCCCCATAACGCTTGCCACttgatctgcttgtctctgagtCCCATCAGTATAGGGAGGGAGAAGCATCCCCTGCAGTCTTTATATGTGCAGACTCTCCACAGTCGGCCCTGGACAGTGGTATTTCATTCAAGGCCTTGGCCCAGGCTTGGCGTAGACACCAATGACCAGAGTTTGCATGTGTGAGCATTAGTTATGTCTGTGGCCTGAGTCTTCCTGTGGGGATTATAAAGCCGTTGACTCCACTAGTAAGTAGTCTTTGGAAACCATGCAGCTTTATTGCTCTCTTCCCCCAAGAATGTTTCAAGTTTTCTCCCTGCAGTAGTGCAGGCAGAAACTGCCATTGTAATACTAACAGTGTACCGTGAAACTGAAGGTGCCTAGTGCTTACAAAGCAGAGTTAGCCATCACTCTTGAACTTGGAGGGAAGAGCAGGACCCTGTGCAGGGCAAGGACTGAGGCTCGTGGCCTGAGTCCTGTGTCCTTGCAGCACATCCACTGTGGGCCCTGTGTTTCTTCTTGCCTGcctttggttttcttcatttgtatTCAGAGTACCTTCTAGAACTGACAGTGCCCTGTTTTCAAGAATCCAGAGCGTTGGGATCTGAGCAGAACACCTTACAGTGGACTCCAAAGGCATGTCCTCGAGCAGCCAGGGCCTCGAGCAGCCAGCCAGGGCCTCGAGCAGCCAGCCAGGGCCTCGAGCAGCCTGCTGGGTTTTTGGTtgggggttgttttggttttttcttcgAGTTTCAGCAGGAGAGATGCAATATTTCACATGGATTCAGATTTGACATCATTCTTTAAAATGCTGCATTGCAATATCGATCACTTTGAAGTGGGAAAAATGCAAAGTTGTGTTTCCCTTTTTATCTGTGAATCCTTCAGAAGCGTGTTGGTGTCTGTGCTGTGAGTGGTCTCTACTGCTTTGGCCACATGGCGCTCATGACTTTCCATTGTACCAGCTTCTCAGCTTTGTCGTGGAGACGAGAAGCCCCGCACCACGGGAAGCTTTTGTTCCATGAGCGCAATGCCGCCTCATTAACCTTTTTAGTGGTGTGGATTTTATACCATCTGTGTATGTTTGCAAATATTAAGttattacatgttttaaaatgagcatttttcatcctaaattttatatgtttgcaaatatatttttttaataaaatttcaaaaccaaGTTTTAGCACCTACTAAAAATtctaattgtgtttttatttcaatgTATAAATGGGAATTTTCGAATGAGTTGTACCTCACCAGAGCCCTGTACTGCTCAGGTGTCATGAGGGCAGGGAACAGACCAGCCAAAATCAAGACAACCCACATGTTTTCAGCATCGGTTTCTCCAGAAAGCAACCATCAGGCACGGGAGCACATGTGTGGGGCTGGGTTCTGTGGCTAAGTGCTGCCCAGGTATAAAGGCTTGAGGTTCAGACCCCCGGCAACTAGTTCTGTTCTGTTTGTTGCCAGTGTGAGGACATGGCCAGtactggtgaggcagagacaaCTGGATCCTGGGTAGTCACTGGCTAACGGGTTTAcacagctccaggctcagtgagggCCTCAAAAGAATGAAGTGGAAAGTGATTTCGGACAACACGtgatgtcagcctctggcttctgtgtgtgcCCACAGGCACACCTACACGTACACATACCACACAGGCAAAGGTGTGCATCAGGGTCAGAGGACCACATTACAGCAAATTCAGGTTAGGGGCGACACTGGCTTTCTTTGTAACTAGAATCCTGTTTCCTTTAAGTTTGGTTTTTTAGTTCAACCCAGGGCTATGTGTGTGCTGAACAGACACTCTAGCACTGACCCACACTCCCGTTTCCTAGGAGTTCCTAGGAGGTTGGGTTTTTAgcagaaatgaaagcaaatgaGTTCACAGTTACTCTTCTTTATAGAGGTCAGAGCTATACTAGCTCTAATAACATGTCCTTGAATGTATTCTGTGCACTGAGGCACAGTATCAAGAGAGTAAAGACAACCACTGAATAGAAGGAAACATACTTGACAGAAGTCTTGTCCACAACTTGGCAGgcctggtagcacacacctgtgacccaACACTTGGCAGGTGGAGCATCCTTGTctgcacagcaagttcaagaTCGGTCTGGGCATTATGAATGAAACTgtcaggagggcagagggagTGATGAATCCAAAGGGACCAACCTGAGCTACGTAGTAAAAGCTTGCTTtgttctgtggtttttctttaaaaagccgCCTTTACTCCATCCCCTCCCTGATAAATTATTCTAGGTTGTAGGTTCTTGGGTCATTCATGCTACTAGTTATTAACAGAGTTAGGTTGTAGATGTAGTTTAACTTTGATAGAGCACCTACATCTGTCAAGACATGGGGAGGGGTTGCTGGGGGATATGGCCCAGTTGGTGAGGTGCCTACCACACAAACGAGGACCCAGTACCCAGTTAAAGCCTATGGCAGCTGGATCCCTAGCACTGAGTGTGGGTAGTGGGAGACAGAGAAGTCTCTAgaaccagccagcctagccagatTG encodes the following:
- the Dcp1a gene encoding mRNA-decapping enzyme 1A isoform X1, yielding MESLSRAGQEMSLAALKRHDPYITSIADLTGQVALYTFCPKANQWEKTDIEGTLFVYRRSASPYHGFTIVNRLNMHNLVEPVNKDLEFQLHEPFLLYRNASLSIYSIWFYDKNDCHRIAKLMADVVEEETRRSQQAAQDKQSPSQANGCSHQRPIDILEMLSRAKDEYERSAPSGHRHLTVEELFGTSLPKEQAAVGGLESEDVDKLPGDVSQKEPSSFLPFPFEQSGGVPQSENLGVHSVAHHTVQPEVTTPVLITPASIAQSGEKHAPSYAVPLSPVLSPTLPAEAPTTQVPHLPRNSSVMQAVKTTPRQKSPLLSQPVPELSPFRAPVSLSSTAATSLPSVDLLQKLRLTPQHDQIQAPPLGKGAAAPSFSSAAGQLATPESFIEPPSKTAAARAATSASLSNMVLAPTLQSVQQNQDPEVFTQPKVLPSAVPIAGPPLVTATTTAVSSLLLSPSVFQQTVPRSTDLERKARSPSPLTVGTPENQRKPSIILSKSQLQDTLIHLIKNDSSFLSTLHDVYLQVLTKKNNHNL
- the Dcp1a gene encoding mRNA-decapping enzyme 1A isoform X2 — protein: MESLSRAGQEMSLAALKRHDPYITSIADLTGQVALYTFCPKANQWEKTDIEGTLFVYRRSASPYHGFTIVNRLNMHNLVEPVNKDLEFQLHEPFLLYRNASLSIYSIWFYDKNDCHRIAKLMADVVEEETRRSQQAAQDKQSPSQANGCSHQRPIDILEMLSRAKDEYERNQMGGSNISSPGLQPSTQLSNLGSTETLEETPSGLQDKSAPSGHRHLTVEELFGTSLPKEQAAVGGLESEDVDKLPGDVSQKEPSSFLPFPFEQSGGVPQSENLGVHSVAHHTVQPEVTTPVLITPASIAQSGEKHAPSYAVPLSPVLSPTLPAEAPTTQVPHLPRNSSVMQAVKTTPRQKSPLLSQPVPELSPFRAPVSLSSTAATSLPSVDLLQKLRLTPQHDQIQAPPLGKGAAAPSFSSAAGQLATPESFIEPPSKTAAARAATSASLSNMVLAPTLQSVQQNQDPEVFTQPKVLPSAVPIAGPPLVTATTTAVSSLLLSPSVFQQTVPRSTDLERKARSPSPLTVGTPENQRKPSIILSKSQLQDTLIHLIKNDSSFLSTLHDVYLQVLTKKNNHNL